In Penicillium psychrofluorescens genome assembly, chromosome: 5, a single window of DNA contains:
- a CDS encoding uncharacterized protein (ID:PFLUO_007803-T1.cds;~source:funannotate) produces MENGVRSTEERSISSAKKSDEASAEHIDSPQLTNVPDATKESELLEVIKIEHRQDVLNFVHELEAEIQRSEEANGSRRRSDTFQLSFKNPKYFTWVMAAFASMGGLLFGLDQSLISGANLFMPTALGLSVQQVGLVNSSMPLGAVAGAFLLIPANEYLGRRRAIILATILYTIGAALEAGAISYPMMIVGRLILGFGVGIETGTVPVYVAECVERQFRGNLVSLYQFNIALGEVFGYVVAAIFLKVEGNWRYMLGSSIVFSTLMLIGMLLLTESPRYLLHQSRLIDAYRVWKRIRGVESFDSQAEFYLMKITADAEGRELRAKRATVKFVWFDFITVPRCRRAIVYANIMILLGQFVGINGLMYYMGILMQQIGLNPANSTYMSMVGGGSLLIGTIPAIFNMERFGRRFWAITMLPGCFVGLVLIGCSYLFNVNTNVQAAEGLYLCGLIIYMLCYGSYACLTWVIPSDVYPTYLRSYGMATSDAMVFLGSFIITYNFSAMQDAMTKTGLTLGFFGGISVLGWFYQVLFMPEVKDMTLEEVGVVFSKPTGQLVKENLTNSIRTTSLLLHGQFREAVLGPQRSESQQDKASGVPRFL; encoded by the exons ATGGAAAACGGCGTCAGGTCTACGGAGGAGCGATCGATTTCTTCCGCGAAGAAATCCGACGAGGCCAGTGCAGAACATATCGACAGCCCCCAGCTCACTAATGTACCGGATGCCACCAAGGAATCAGAGCTCCTAGAGGTGATCAAAATCGAACATCGCCAGGACGTTCTAAACTTCGTTCATGAACTCGAGGCGGAGATACAGCGAAGTGAAGAGGCCAATGGCTCTCGTCGGCGCTCGGATACATTCCAGTTATCATTCAAGAATCCCAAGTACTTCACCTGGGTAATGGCTGCCTTCGCATCTATGGGAGGGCTACTGTTCGGTCTGGATCAATCACTCATCAGCGGCGCAAATCTCTTTATGCCAACCGCTCTGGGATTATCCGTGCAACAGGTAGGACTCGTCAATAGTTCGATGCCTCTCGGCGCGGTGGCTGGTGCTTTCCTGCTCATTCCTGCCAATGAATATCTCGGTCGTCGACGAGCGATCATTCTGGCCACCATTCTGTATACTATCGGGGCGGCTCTGGAAGCTGGCGCTATCAGTTACCCTATGATGATCGTGGGCCGTTTGATTCTTGGCTTTGGCGTCGGCATCGAGACAGGTACGGTGCCGGTGTATGTGGCAGAATGTGTGGAGCGTCAATTCCGGGGAAACCTGGTTTCACTTTACCAATTCAATATTGCGCTGGGAGAAGTCTTCGGTTACGTCGTAGCCGCGATCTTCCTAAAAGTGGAAGGGAATTGGCGGTATATGCTTGGCTCATCCATTGTGTTCTCGACTCTGATGCTCATTGG CATGCTTCTTCTAACCGAAAGCCCCCGTTACCTGCTGCATCAGTCTCGACTCATCGATGCCTACCGCGTCTGGAAGCGCATTCGCGGTGTCGAATCCTTCGACTCGCAAGCCGAATTCTACTTGATGAAAATAACAGCTGACGCTGAAGGGCGCGAGTTGCGAGCTAAACGTGCGACTGTGAAATTTGTCTGGTTCGATTTCATCAC TGTCCCTCGCTGCCGTCGCGCTATCGTTTATGCGAATATTATGATTCTATTGGGCCAATTCGTCGGCATAAATGGCCTTATGTACTACATGGGTATCCTGATGCAGCAGATCGGGCTCAATCCCGCGAACAGCACGTACATGTCCATGGTTGGCGGCGGCTCTCTACTCATCGGTACCATTCCCGCGATCTTCAACATGGAGCGCTTCGGCCGTCGCTTCTGGGCCATCACCATGCTTCCTGGCTGCTTCGTCGGCCTCGTTCTGATCGGCTGCAGCTATCTATTCAATGTCAACACGAACGTCCAAGCGGCAGAAGGGTTATACTTATGCGGCCTGATTATATACATGCTCTGCTATGGATCCTACGCCTGTCTCACCTGGGTTATCCCATCTGACGTGTATCCGACGTACCTTCGCAGCTACGGCATGGCGACGTCGGATGCAATGGTATTCCTGGGCTCGTTCATAATTACTTATAATTTCAGCGCCATGCAAGACGCGATGACTAAAACCGGGCTCACCCTGGGTTTCTTCGGCGGGATCAGTGTTCTGGGCTGGTTTTACCAGGTCCTGTTCATGCCGGAGGTCAAGGACATGACGCTCGAGGAAGTTGGAGTGGTATTCTCCAAGCCTACGGGGCAGCTTGTGAAGGAGAATCTGACTAACAGTATCCGAACCACGTCTCTCCTGTTACATGGTCAATTCCGAGAAGCGGTTTTGGGACCACAACGATCAGAAAGCCAACAGGACAAAGCGTCAGGGGTACCTCGCTTTCTGTGA
- a CDS encoding uncharacterized protein (ID:PFLUO_007804-T1.cds;~source:funannotate): MPLFIYNPLSLFDDRISKSNTAHHELWRSVQFHSFALELDDLVMLSLLAIFVSLWTSHGTLWPRTQKGHHLYFVSPQLQEEIFLNIGRGPKEVITRQINDRMTELGKSIIVFWGSQSGRGERLANNFVRECTTRFNLPAISASLDLFDYDQLAELSEGRLVGFILATYGEGDPTDNASGLYEYLRRIEKNQTLPLSHLEYFCFGLGNSKYQFYNRFVDLVDETLTHCGAQRIAPVGKIDEAKQSEDNWLNWKDQTMATLAERFDSAECVDQKWPVFDLVNLNDGWPSRTVLSHVAETSTATTNSKKQQNLVRVSRSVQLSGSGCSQKTQDAIRTYLHIELDTRISNQKIGYETGDHVAIWPVNPNSEVALLASVFGWDKKSLKTTLDIRPRNPTTSGNDAIPIPTPTTREAILQYQLDICGPVSSEVLDLLATHSPSADVTSYLDRCRFDPESRLDISTQHLTCGQLMKCAAPGVTWTEDVFSALLSILPKLRPRYFSIASSPLVDPECIAITAGLVETPTSQADRPFVGLTTGYLYALHGQKNQINNINRLRSQYNFDGPRNILNGYKLFAHVQKSKFRLPAKTETPILMIAAGSGIAPFRGFVQERMALSRRGESVGRMILFYGSRSKEDCLYSDVWSEAENMGIMETHFVFSAQMVDGRKIYVQHKLLEHAEIAREVIGNGNGSIYICGSADMANAVKTSLRILLCDSEDIEQLKGSKRLQEDIW, from the coding sequence ATGCCTCTTTTCATCTATAATCCCCTAAGCCTTTTCGACGACCGAATTTCCAAGTCAAATACTGCACATCATGAGCTTTGGCGCTCAGTTCAGTTCCACAGCTTTGCGCTGGAGCTCGACGACCTGGTCATGTTGTCTCTGCTTGCAATTTTTGTCTCCTTGTGGACAAGCCATGGTACTCTCTGGCCGAGAACTCAAAAGGGACATCACCTCTACTTCGTCTCTCCTCAATTGCAAGAAGAGATTTTTCTAAACATCGGCCGCGGACCGAAGGAAGTTATTACTCGACAGATCAACGACCGCATGACTGAGCTTGGGAAGAGTATCATCGTTTTTTGGGGCTCTCAAAGTGGCAGGGGGGAGCGCCTGGCCAACAACTTTGTCCGAGAGTGCACCACACGCTTCAATTTGCCCGCAATTTCAGCCAGTTTGGACCTTTTTGATTACGATCAGCTTGCAGAGCTAAGCGAAGGACGATTAGTTGGATTTATACTTGCAACCTATGGGGAAGGTGATCCGACAGACAACGCCTCTGGCCTATACGAATACCTTCGAAGAATCGAAAAGAATCAGACCCTACCGCTGTCGCATCTTGAATATTTCTGCTTCGGCCTGGGAAATTCCAAGTACCAGTTTTATAATCGGTTtgtcgatctcgtcgatgaGACGCTCACTCATTGCGGTGCCCAGCGAATTGCACCCGTTGGCAAGATCGATGAGGCTAAACAATCTGAAGACAACTGGCTAAACTGGAAGGATCAAACGATGGCGACCCTGGCAGAGCGCTTTGATTCTGCAGAGTGCGTTGACCAAAAATGGCCAGTCTTCGATTTGGTAAACCTGAACGACGGTTGGCCTAGCAGAACGGTTCTGAGCCACGTTGCAGAGACATCAACAGCGACGACGAACTCGAAAAAGCAGCAGAATCTCGTGCGAGTGAGTCGGTCAGTCCAGTTGTCTGGCTCAGGATGTTCCCAGAAGACGCAAGATGCCATCCGAACCTATTTGCATATTGAGCTAGACACAAGGATAAGCAACCAGAAAATCGGATATGAGACTGGCGACCACGTTGCGATATGGCCTGTCAATCCAAACAGTGAAGTGGCTCTGCTTGCGAGCGTCTTTGGATGGGACAAAAAGTCCTTGAAGACTACCCTTGACATTAGACCTCGTAATCCAACCACGAGTGGAAACGACGCCATTCCCATACCGACACCTACCACACGAGAAGCTATACTACAGTACCAGCTCGATATCTGTGGCCCAGTGAGCTCAGAAGTTTTGGATTTGCTTGCTACGCACAGCCCGAGCGCCGATGTCACATCGTACCTTGACCGCTGCCGATTTGACCCCGAAAGCCGCTTAGACATCTCCACCCAACATCTTACATGCGGTCAGCTCATGAAATGTGCAGCTCCTGGGGTAACATGGACTGAAGATGTCTTTTCCGCTTTGCTTTCGATATTGCCCAAACTCCGCCCTCGATATTTCTCCATTGCATCTTCGCCCCTGGTGGACCCAGAGTGCATCGCTATCACCGCTGGACTGGTCGAAACACCCACCTCACAAGCTGATCGGCCGTTTGTTGGCTTGACGACGGGATATTTGTATGCTTTGCACGGACaaaaaaatcaaatcaacaatatcaacagACTACGATCTCAATACAACTTCGATGGACCAAGAAATATTCTAAACGGCTATAAGTTGTTCGCACACGTACAAAAGTCGAAGTTCAGGCTTCCAGCCAAGACGGAGACACCGATCCTCATGATTGCGGCTGGAAGTGGCATTGCGCCATTCAGAGGATTTGTCCAAGAACGTATGGCCCTTTCAAGACGGGGAGAGTCGGTTGGCAGGATGATACTTTTCTATGGATCCCGATCGAAGGAGGACTGTCTTTACTCAGATGTATggtccgaggccgagaacaTGGGGATTATGGAGACGCATTTCGTTTTCTCGGCTCAAATGGTTGATGGGAGAAAGATTTATGTGCAGCACAAGCTGCTTGAACATGCAGAAATCGCGAGGGAAGTGATTGGAAATGGCAATGGGTCGATCTATATTTGTGGTAGTGCTGATATGGCCAATGCCGTGAAGACTAGCCTTCGGATATTGCTTTGCGACAGCGAGGATATCGAGCAGTTGAAAGGATCCAAACGGCTTCAGGAGGATATTTGGTAG
- a CDS encoding uncharacterized protein (ID:PFLUO_007805-T1.cds;~source:funannotate) has translation MEHAGKRLLSKVVDDVAETDAERRFAVIARGAELSDGFQTLSIKDVSRAVNMLCGWMESTIGPARSRETLAYMGKNDVRYCFFLLACQKLGFQPFFPSTRNSDEVHAHLLKATECTKFFCSEGQLSRVLGTKNLSPGVDVFEVPTMKAMLSDESGLRSYPSPKSFAEASGDTTCIIHSSGTTGMPKPVYLTNGFFGTIDAVTRLQWPPGRQPNVPTRLGQHDLVLTTTPFFHIMGLVPLVLSIFHGTSALIGPEKPPSVDFLVELMRKGRPTTAIYPPSLLEDLSHSDEALACLTELRTVYFGGAPMAPETGDRLRKYTHVVSVIGSSETGWIPAMVPEDPGNWNYFEWHPEYGPEMQATGNDLYEMVLRRQVSRDFHGIFHTFPNIDVYRTNDIFTQHPTIPSLWKFYSRGDDVIVLSNGEKFNPVTMETIMEGHPLVSKAVVIGEFRFQASLLIEPTFDVPKEETKRFIDEIWPAVQAANMTAVAHGRVMKSKIGLASKTKPFKRTPKGTTQRRAVLRDYEKEINAIYSAGPEEELKYYLPDTLDEASVRRYVRQTMAHILGKADVSIDQDFYSTGLDSLLTIQASRVIQEGIHLRRPDVQAELMTPQTIYVNPTVEQLSRVVRAILEDNVQQTGIPRGEKIQRLVEKYTADLPLRDEHFLQSNKEAHSTMILTGSTGSLGTYLLFNFLCSPFASKVYCLNRRSDAESRQKQSFEEKGLHVEEEDWNNKLEFLEVSFGEACFGLDEAKYQELLESVDTIVHNAWKVDFNHLVDSFEHDHICGVRRFIDFSLQSQHNAHLHFVSSISTVGAWTADMAPSVPEVPIEDCAVVLPQGYGESKYIAERICLEASRRCRIATTIYRVGQIAGPTTASGQWNQHEWLPSIIATSKALGQVPNRLGAMEVDWIPVDTLSSIMGEIVNTRHENISGNLCAVFHLTNPSTVPWSSLIPAIQKKYAVEPVELAAWVRKLEHIQNPTSAEVREKPALKLLGFYRALLDKSSTLSVVLDVRRAQEASAMMRSLGPISAPLMVNWLQQWEF, from the exons ATGGAGCACGCAGGCAAAAGGCTACTCTCAAAAGTCGTCGATGATGTCGCCGAAACAGACGCTGAGAGACGGTTTGCAGTCATCGCGCGGGGAGCAGAGCTATCCGATGGATTCCAGACTCTGTCAATCAAAGATGTATCTCGGGCTGTGAACATGCTATGCGGGTGGATGGAGAGCACGATTGGGCCCGCGCGCTCCCGCGAGACGTTGGCGTATATGGGGAAAAACGACGTGCGCtattgcttctttcttctcgcaTGCCAGAAGCTTGGTTTTCAG CCGTTCTTTCCGTCTACGAGGAATTCTGACGAAGTTCATGCGCATCTCCTGAAGGCAACGGAATGTACCAAGTTCTTTTGCAGCGAAGGGCAACTTAGCCGGGTTCTGGGAACCAAGAATCTATCTCCAGGAGTCGATGTATTTGAAGTTCCCACCATGAAGGCCATGCTCAGTGATGAGAGTGGGCTTCGCTCCTATCCATCCCCAAAATCATTCGCCGAGGCTAGCGGTGACACGACGTGTATCATCCACAGCTCTGGAACGACCG GTATGCCTAAGCCGGTCTATCTCACAAACGGCTTTTTCGGTACCATAGATGCGGTCACTCGGCTTCAATGGCCCCCAGGTCGCCAGCCTAATGTACCTACTCGCTTAGGCCAACATGATCTTGTGTTAACCACGACGCCATTCTTCCATATCATGGGACTCGTGCCGTTGGTGTTATCTATCTTCCATGGGACGTCTGCTTTGATTGGTCCTGAAAAGCCACCCTCCGTGGACTTCTTGGTCGAGCTGATGCGAAAGGGTCGCCCGACGACGGCAATATACCCGCCATCTCTGCTAGAAGACCTCAGCCATTCCGACGAGGCACTTGCCTGTCTAACTGAGCTGCGAACTGTCTACTTTGGGGGCGCTCCTATGGCGCCAGAGACTGGTGATCGTCTACGGAAGTATACGCATGTAGTGTCCGTGATCGGATCAAGTGAGACCGGCTGGATACCAGCGATGGttccagaagatccaggtAACTGGAATTACTTCGAATGGCACCCAGAATATGGACCGGAGATGCAGGCCACGGGAAATGACTTATACGAAATGGTATTACGGCGACAGGTGTCTCGGGATTTCCACGGTATCTTCCACACCTTCCCCAACATCGATGTTTATCGAACCAATGATATTTTCACCCAACACCCCACGATTCCAAGTCTCTGGAAGTTTTATAGCCGGGGAGACGACGTCATCGTTCTGAGCAACGGTGAGAAGTTTAACCCCGTCACGATGGAGACTATCATGGAGGGACACCCGCTTGTCTCGAAAGCGGTAGTCATTGGAGAATTCCGATTCCAGGCTAGCTTGTTAATAGAGCCAACCTTCGACGTGCCAAAGGAGGAAACCAAGAGGTTCATCGATGAGATCTGGCCAGCCGTGCAAGCGGCAAATATGACCGCCGTCGCGCATGGACGAGTGATGAAAAGCAAGATCGGGCTTGCCTCAAAGACGAAACCTTTCAAGAGGACTCCGAAGGGCACAACGCAGCGGCGAGCTGTACTCCGGGATTACGAGAAAGAGATTAACGCAATTTACTCTGCTGGTCCAGAGGAGGAGTTGAAGTACTACCTCCCTGACACCCTAGACGAAGCCAGCGTACGCAGATACGTTCGCCAAACCATGGCTCATATTCTCGGAAAAGCAGATGTTTCGATTGACCAGGATTTTTATAGCACTGGGCTTGACTCTCTTCTGACTATCCAGGCCTCTAGGGTGATACAAGAGGGCATTCACCTACGTCGACCCGATGTACAAGCAGAGCTTATGACTCCGCAGACGATCTATGTCAACCCAACCGTGGAGCAGTTATCGAGGGTCGTTCGTGCTATTTTAGAAGACAACGTGCAGCAGACAGGCATCCCTCGAGGAGAGAAGATACAGCGGCTTGTGGAAAAGTACACGGCCGATCTTCCCCTGCGAGACGAGCACTTCCTTCAGAGCAACAAGGAGGCGCACTCCACCATGATTCTCACTGGATCAACGGGCTCACTAGGTACATACCTACTCTTCAATTTTCTTTGTAGCCCGTTTGCCTCGAAAGTTTACTGCTTGAATCGACGATCGGACGCCGAATCGCGGCAGAAGCAAAGCTTTGAAGAGAAAGGCCTACatgtggaggaagaagactggaATAACAAGCTGGAATTCCTCGAAGTCTCTTTCGGAGAAGCGTGCTTCGGTCTAGATGAGGCTAAATATCAAGAGTTGCTGGAATCGGTGGACACTATCGTCCACAACGCCTGGAAAGTTGACTTCAACCACTTGGTCGACTCCTTCGAACATGATCACATTTGCGGCGTTCGACGGTTCATTGACTTCAGCCTCCAAAGCCAGCATAACGCCCATCTCCACTTTGTTTCCTCCATCAGTACCGTCGGTGCTTGGACTGCGGACATGGCGCCATCGGTCCCAGAAGTCCCGATAGAAGATTGCGCAGTGGTTCTCCCACAAGGATACGGCGAATCTAAATATATTGCAGAGCGCATCTGTTTGGAAGCCTCACGACGGTGCCGCATCGCTACAACGATATACCGTGTGGGACAAATTGCAGGCCCGACTACCGCAAGTGGGCAATGGAATCAGCACGAATGGCTTCCGTCCATCATCGCGACGTCAAAGGCGCTGGGTCAAGTCCCCAATCGCCTAGGAGCTATGGAAGTTGACTGGATCCCCGTG GACACACTCTCGTCGATCATGGGTGAGATTGTCAACACACGACACGAAAATATATCCGGGAACCTTTGCGCCGTCTTTCATCTGACGAATCCGTCGACGGTGCCGTGGTCTTCGCTGATTCCGGCCATCCAAAAGAAGTACGCGGTGGAGCCAGTCGAATTGGCCGCCTGGGTACGCAAACTCGAACACATCCAGAACCCTACCAGTGCCGAGGTACGTGAAAAACCAGCGCTCAAGCTGCTGGGCTTCTACCGCGCGCTGCTGGATAAAAGCTCGACGCTTTCAGTGGTGCTGGATGTCCGGCGAGCACAAGAAGCGAGCGCTATGATGAGATCACTAGGACCGATCTCGGCACCTTTGATGGTAAACTGGTTGCAACAATGGGAGTTCTGA
- a CDS encoding uncharacterized protein (ID:PFLUO_007806-T1.cds;~source:funannotate) — MYVLNFCELIAVFCLVASILYPLFVYLQDPKNLRRFPSVGLAGFTNAWAVVHQYRHTRTINIHRAHKQYGDIVRVGPNHVSFATTQAIKDIYGHGSPATKDTFYDSFNSTHLNVSDSRDRAIHSTKRRRFAQTFAQKSVVELEDIMQSHLEGMIKYIDHRLAGSEKPQVLDMKFVNLAILYDSNCTALFSQNTKFLEHDTLVAPAETITGERYEADLYQGLVQSAYAVVMAGWASESMKWVKTLTWWHQGWKLGGQVRDITIHILRKRLAADVERIKANESPLNDLVSTLLWDKDSNALCLEFGEILSESVNLIGATENTEIALTNTVYFLARYPGAANKLYEELEGALQENKEDVPTYEAIKDLPYLRACIDESLRLRPSLEAGLPRVIPKGGLFVSGEWLEEGTTASVSTRTIHRDPAVFGENPEEFIPERWIHSDSTSMQRGYLAFTQGGRSCIGRNIALFEMQLIIATLFWRYNINVLHSDWDLGIREGLSAHTLALPVKVSLRN; from the coding sequence ATGTACGTTCTCAACTTTTGCGAGCTCATCGCAGTCTTTTGCCTGGTGGCCTCAATTTTGTATCCATTGTTCGTTTATCTTCAAGATCCGAAAAATCTACGTCGCTTCCCTAGCGTGGGACTCGCAGGCTTTACCAATGCGTGGGCTGTTGTTCATCAGTATCGGCATACTCGCACCATTAATATCCACCGTGCCCACAAACAATACGGCGATATTGTGCGTGTCGGTCCAAATCATGTCAGCTTTGCGACTACTCAAGCGATCAAGGACATCTATGGACACGGATCCCCCGCAACCAAGGACACCTTCTACGATTCATTTAACTCGACGCACCTGAACGTTTCTGACTCTCGAGATCGGGCCATCCACAGCACCAAGCGCCGGAGATTTGCCCAGACATTTGCACAGAAAAGTgtggtggagctggaagatatAATGCAATCGCATTTGGAGGGCATGATAAAGTACATCGATCATCGTTTAGCTGGTTCCGAGAAGCCTCAGGTTCTGGACATGAAGTTCGTCAACCTCGCCATCCTCTACGATTCAAATTGCACAGCTCTTTTCAGTCAAAACACAAAATTTTTGGAGCACGATACACTTGTTGCTCCCGCCGAGACTATCACAGGAGAGAGATATGAAGCGGATCTTTATCAGGGATTGGTCCAGTCCGCCTATGCCGTGGTGATGGCTGGCTGGGCTTCCGAATCCATGAAATGGGTCAAAACTTTGACTTGGTGGCATCAGGGATGGAAGCTTGGAGGGCAGGTTCGCGATATCACCATTCATATTCTTCGAAAACGACTTGCGGCGGACGTTGAGCGCATCAAAGCAAATGAAAGCCCACTCAATGACCTTGTCTCCACGTTGCTATGGGACAAAGATTCGAATGCACTCTGTTTGGAGTTTGGTGAGATCCTGAGCGAATCAGTTAATCTCATCGGAGCCACCGAAAACACGGAAATTGCATTGACAAATACTGTTTATTTTCTGGCTCGTTACCCGGGCGCTGCGAATAAGCTCTACGAAGAACTTGAGGGAGCATTGCAAGAAAATAAGGAGGACGTGCCGACATATGAAGCTATCAAGGACCTACCCTATCTCAGGGCTTGTATCGATGAGAGTCTACGACTCCGTCCGTCCCTCGAGGCCGGCTTACCGCGCGTCATCCCCAAAGGCGGGCTTTTCGTGTCGGGTGAATGGCTGGAGGAGGGAACAACGGCGTCAGTCTCTACTCGTACGATCCATCGTGACCCAGCTGTATTTGGGGAAAATCCCGAAGAATTCATTCCAGAGCGCTGGATTCATTCAGACAGCACCAGCATGCAGAGAGGATATCTTGCATTTACCCAAGGAGGCCGTTCCTGCATTGGAAGGAATATCGCACTCTTCGAAATGCAGCTGATCATTGCCACTCTGTTTTGGAGATACAATATCAACGTTCTACACTCGGACTGGGATCTTGGCATCAGGGAGGGCCTTAGTGCTCACACTTTGGCATTGCCTGTCAAAGTTTCCCTTCGAAATTGA
- a CDS encoding uncharacterized protein (ID:PFLUO_007807-T1.cds;~source:funannotate) — translation MSLFGSVGASTSAGQTNTTGDISKDVTLNSPPEDSISDIRFSPASEHLAVASWDKKVRIYEINEQGQSEGKALFEHEAPVLNCCWSPDGTKVVGAGADKAARLLDLGAGATTPVQVAAHDAPIRSCHMIPNPSVGGSPLLITGSWDKTVKYWDLRQQTPIAQLECQERVYTMDVKNKLLVVGTADRYINIINLDNPTKFYKTMQSPLKWQTRVVSCFADASGFAVGSIEGRCAIQYVEEKDSASNFSFKCHRETPPNSRDATNIYSVNSINFHPVHGTFSTAGSDGTFHFWDKDAKHRLKGYPAVGGPIPTTAFNRNGNIFAYAVSYEWSKGYSANNQQMVNKVMLHPVGPDETKPRPGPRKR, via the exons ATGTCGCTCTTCGGCTCCGTCGGCGCGTCGACGTCCGCGGGTCAGACAAACACCACTGGCGACATCTCCAAGGACGTCACTCTCAACTCACCCCCGGAAGACAGCATTTCCGATATTCGATTTTCGCCGGCTAGCGAGCACCTGGCCGTCGCTTCGTGGGACAAGAAGGTCCGCATCTACGAGATCAACGAGCAGGGCCAAAGTGAAGGAAAAGCGCTGTTTGAGCATGAAGCTCCCGTCTTGAACTGCTGCTGGTCTCCG GACGGAACCAAGGTGGTCGGAGCTGGCGCCGACAAGGCAGCACGATTgctggatctcggcgcgGGCGCAACAACCCCAGTGCAGGTGGCGGCGCACGATGCACCCATCCGAAGCTGCCATATGATCCCCAACCCGTCGGTGGGCGGGTCGCCGTTGCTGATCACGGGGTCATGGGACAAGACGGTGAAATACTGGGACCTACGACAACAGACGCCCATCGCGCAGCTCGAGTGCCAGGAGCGCGTTTACACGATGGACGTGAAGAACAAGCTGCTGGTAGTCGGCACGGCGGACCGGtacatcaacatcatcaacctgGACAACCCGACCAAGTTCTACAAGACCATGCAGTCCCCGCTCAAGTGGCAGACGCGGGTCGTCAGCTGCTTCGCGGATGCATCCGGGTTTGCCGTTGGCAGCATCGAGGGCCGCTGCGCAATCCAGTacgtcgaggagaaggattCCGCCTCGAACTTCTCTTTCAAGTGCCACCGCGAAACCCCGCCCAATTCCCGCGACGCCACGAATATCTACTCCGTGAACTCGATCAACTTCCATCCGGTGCATGGTACCTTCAGCACCGCGGGCAGCGACGGCACCTTCCACTTCTGGGATAAGGACGCTAAGCATCGCCTCAAGGGCTACCCGGCTGTCGGCGGGCCCATCCCGACCACGGCCTTCAACCGCAATGGAAATATCTTCGCCTATGCCGTCAGCTACGAATGGAGCAAGGGCTACTCGGCCAATAACCAGCAGATGGTCAACAAGGTCATGCTGCACCCCGTTGGTCCCGACGAGACCAAACCCCGTCCTGGTCCGCGGAAGCGGTAA